In Ruania zhangjianzhongii, the following proteins share a genomic window:
- a CDS encoding class I SAM-dependent RNA methyltransferase: MDDIVELTAGPPVHGGHCLARLDGRVVFLRHAIPGERVRARLTETRRKGHWRADAIEVVAASEHRVPQVWPEAGPGGVGGGELGHIDLPGQLEFKRAVVDDALARIAGLPAEHPIRTGLHVQHPPGEDERGGLRYRTRIDLIADGAGRAGMYRYRSHEVLPVTQMPLAAAGIDLAELVATRWQPGARIEAVAPTVGEPLVLVDGEPRRGRRRVVREQVATAAGSWSYRVDAAGFWQVHTRAPQVLVTAVLAAADAAPGETAWDLYSGAGLLTLPLADAVGETGAVHAVEADPRAGRSARRNAHARDQIRLHESPTEAALTALPAADVVVLDPPRSGAGQAVMSHLTARRPRRIVYVACDPAALARDLAYAREGGYDVTALTGYDLFPHTHHVECVAVLEPGVPVASQEEVR; this comes from the coding sequence ATGGACGACATCGTGGAGCTGACCGCCGGCCCGCCGGTGCACGGCGGGCACTGCCTGGCCCGGCTGGACGGGCGGGTGGTGTTCCTGCGGCACGCGATTCCTGGCGAACGGGTGCGCGCGAGGCTGACCGAGACCCGGCGGAAGGGGCACTGGCGGGCGGACGCGATCGAGGTGGTGGCGGCCTCGGAACACCGGGTGCCGCAGGTCTGGCCCGAAGCGGGTCCCGGTGGCGTGGGTGGGGGAGAGCTGGGTCATATCGACCTGCCCGGCCAGCTGGAGTTCAAGCGCGCCGTGGTGGACGATGCGCTGGCCCGGATCGCCGGCCTTCCGGCTGAGCATCCGATCCGCACCGGACTGCACGTGCAGCACCCGCCCGGCGAGGATGAGCGCGGGGGGCTGAGGTACCGCACCCGGATCGATCTGATCGCCGACGGCGCAGGCCGAGCGGGGATGTACCGGTACCGCAGCCATGAGGTGCTTCCCGTCACGCAGATGCCGCTCGCCGCGGCCGGGATCGACCTCGCTGAGCTGGTCGCGACCCGGTGGCAACCCGGTGCCCGGATCGAGGCAGTCGCACCGACTGTGGGTGAGCCGCTGGTACTGGTGGATGGCGAGCCGAGGCGAGGCCGCCGCCGGGTGGTCCGAGAACAGGTCGCGACCGCCGCCGGCAGCTGGAGCTATCGGGTGGATGCGGCTGGCTTCTGGCAGGTGCACACCCGCGCCCCGCAGGTACTGGTCACGGCAGTGCTGGCCGCAGCCGATGCGGCGCCCGGGGAGACAGCGTGGGACCTGTACTCCGGTGCCGGGCTGCTCACTCTGCCGCTGGCGGATGCCGTCGGCGAGACCGGCGCCGTGCACGCCGTGGAGGCCGACCCCCGGGCGGGGCGCAGCGCACGCCGCAATGCCCACGCCCGAGACCAGATCCGGCTGCACGAAAGCCCTACGGAAGCCGCGCTGACGGCACTGCCCGCGGCTGACGTCGTCGTCCTCGACCCACCGCGCAGCGGCGCCGGACAGGCGGTGATGTCCCACCTGACCGCCCGGCGCCCGCGGCGGATCGTGTATGTGGCCTGCGACCCCGCAGCCCTCGCCCGGGACCTGGCCTACGCCCGGGAGGGCGGGTACGACGTCACCGCACTGACTGGGTATGACTTGTTCCCGCACACCCACCACGTGGAGTGTGTGGCGGTACTGGAACCCGGCGTGCCGGTCGCATCGCAGGAGGAGGTGCGATAA
- a CDS encoding aconitate hydratase, with protein sequence MSTVDSFSAKGTLKVGEKEYEIYRLSAVEGAERLPYSLKVLAENLLRTEDGVNITADHVRALAAWDPNAQPSTEIQFTPGRVVMQDFTGVPCVVDLATMREAVAELGGDPSSINPLSPAELVIDHSVQIDVFGRADAFARNVEFEYQRNHERYQFLRWGQTAFDDFKVVPPGTGIVHQVNIEYLARVVMTREVDGVLRAYPDTLVGTDSHTTMVNGLGVLGWGVGGIEAEAAMLGQPVSMLIPRVVGFKLKGEIPSGVTATDVVLTITQMLREHGVVGKFVEFYGKGVAEVPLANRATIGNMSPEFGSTAAIFPIDDVTLEYLRLTGRDEEQVQLVEAYAKEQGMWLAPEDEDYSEPAFSEYLELDLSTVVPSIAGPKRPQDRIEVTRAKEQFHADLKNYVLNGHGIEKSPVDEELADSFPASDAPSHDAHEESSPLGRSTSSPVVKPRRAHNLVDVTGEDGSTYQLDHGRVAIASITSCTNTSNPEVMLAAGLLAKKAVDKGLQVKPWVKTSMAPGSQVVTNYYEKAGLWPYLEKLGYHLVGYGCTTCIGNSGPLPEEVSKVVNEHDLAVVSVLSGNRNFEGRINPDVKMNYLASPPLVIAYALAGTMDFDFASEPLGETEDGTAVYLEDIWPSPQEVQDTISSSMNREMFTSDYADVFAGDEHWRALDTPEGDTFAWDGESTYVRKPPYFEGMGAQAEPVEDIAGARVLAKLGDSVTTDHISPAGSIKPDSPAGKYLAEHGVARKDFNSYGSRRGNHEVMIRGTFANIRLKNQLLDGVEGGFTKNFLTGEQDTIFDAAQDYQAKDIPLVVLGGAEYGSGSSRDWAAKGTLLLGVRAVIATSFERIHRSNLIGMGVLPLEFPEGKSADDLGLDGTESYDISGVTAMNDGSIPETVKVTATKEDGSTIEFDAVVRIDTPGEAEYYRNGGILQYVLRSLVAA encoded by the coding sequence GTGAGCACCGTCGACAGCTTTTCCGCCAAGGGCACCCTGAAGGTGGGGGAGAAGGAATACGAGATCTACCGGCTGAGCGCCGTGGAGGGTGCGGAGCGACTTCCGTACAGCCTCAAGGTGCTCGCCGAGAACCTGCTGCGCACTGAGGACGGCGTGAACATCACCGCCGATCATGTGCGCGCGCTGGCCGCCTGGGACCCGAATGCGCAGCCGAGCACCGAGATCCAGTTCACCCCGGGGCGCGTGGTGATGCAGGACTTCACCGGTGTGCCGTGCGTGGTGGACCTGGCCACGATGCGTGAGGCGGTCGCCGAGCTGGGTGGGGACCCGTCCTCGATCAACCCGCTCTCCCCGGCCGAGCTGGTGATCGACCACTCGGTACAGATCGACGTGTTCGGCCGGGCCGACGCGTTCGCCCGGAACGTAGAGTTCGAGTACCAGCGCAACCACGAGCGCTACCAGTTCCTGCGCTGGGGCCAGACCGCCTTCGACGACTTCAAGGTGGTACCTCCGGGCACCGGCATCGTGCACCAGGTGAACATCGAGTACCTGGCGCGGGTCGTGATGACCCGCGAGGTTGACGGTGTCCTGCGCGCCTACCCGGACACCCTGGTGGGCACCGACTCGCACACCACGATGGTCAACGGACTGGGCGTGCTCGGCTGGGGCGTCGGCGGGATCGAGGCCGAGGCGGCGATGCTCGGCCAGCCGGTGTCGATGCTCATCCCGCGAGTGGTCGGGTTCAAGCTCAAGGGCGAGATCCCCTCCGGTGTGACGGCCACGGACGTGGTGCTGACGATCACCCAGATGCTGCGCGAGCACGGGGTGGTGGGCAAGTTCGTGGAGTTCTACGGCAAGGGTGTGGCCGAGGTGCCGCTGGCCAACCGCGCCACCATCGGGAACATGAGTCCCGAGTTCGGCTCCACTGCCGCGATCTTCCCGATCGACGACGTCACCCTGGAGTACCTGCGCCTCACCGGCCGGGACGAGGAGCAGGTGCAGCTGGTGGAGGCCTACGCCAAGGAGCAGGGCATGTGGCTCGCTCCGGAGGACGAGGACTACAGCGAACCCGCGTTCTCCGAATACCTCGAGCTGGACCTGTCCACTGTGGTGCCCTCGATCGCCGGACCGAAGCGCCCGCAGGACCGGATCGAGGTCACCCGGGCCAAGGAACAGTTCCACGCCGACCTGAAGAACTATGTGCTGAACGGTCACGGGATCGAGAAGAGCCCGGTGGACGAGGAGCTCGCGGATTCCTTCCCGGCCTCGGACGCGCCCTCGCACGATGCGCACGAGGAGTCCTCGCCGTTGGGCAGGTCCACCAGCTCGCCGGTGGTGAAACCGCGCCGTGCGCACAACCTGGTGGACGTGACCGGCGAGGACGGGAGCACCTACCAGCTCGACCACGGGCGGGTGGCGATCGCCTCGATCACCTCCTGCACGAACACCTCCAACCCCGAGGTGATGCTCGCCGCCGGCCTGCTGGCCAAGAAGGCGGTGGACAAGGGGCTGCAGGTCAAGCCCTGGGTGAAGACCTCGATGGCGCCCGGCTCCCAGGTGGTGACCAACTACTACGAGAAGGCCGGCCTGTGGCCGTACCTGGAGAAGCTCGGCTACCACCTGGTGGGCTACGGCTGCACCACCTGCATCGGTAACTCCGGCCCACTGCCGGAGGAGGTATCCAAGGTGGTCAACGAGCACGATCTCGCGGTGGTCTCGGTGCTCTCCGGTAACCGGAACTTCGAGGGCCGGATCAACCCGGACGTGAAGATGAACTACCTCGCCTCCCCGCCGCTGGTGATCGCCTACGCGCTGGCCGGCACGATGGACTTCGACTTCGCCTCCGAGCCGCTCGGGGAGACCGAGGACGGCACTGCGGTGTACCTGGAGGACATCTGGCCCTCCCCGCAGGAGGTGCAGGACACCATCAGCTCCTCGATGAACCGGGAGATGTTCACCTCCGACTATGCCGACGTGTTCGCCGGTGACGAGCACTGGCGCGCACTGGACACCCCGGAGGGGGACACGTTCGCCTGGGACGGTGAGTCCACCTACGTGCGCAAGCCCCCGTACTTCGAGGGCATGGGCGCGCAGGCGGAGCCGGTCGAGGACATCGCCGGCGCCCGGGTGCTCGCGAAGCTCGGTGACTCGGTGACCACCGACCACATCTCTCCGGCCGGGTCGATCAAGCCGGACTCGCCGGCGGGCAAGTACCTCGCCGAGCACGGCGTGGCGCGCAAGGACTTCAACTCCTACGGCTCCCGGCGCGGCAACCACGAGGTGATGATCCGCGGCACCTTCGCCAACATCCGGCTGAAGAACCAGCTGCTGGACGGCGTGGAGGGTGGCTTCACCAAGAACTTCCTCACCGGTGAGCAGGACACCATCTTCGATGCAGCCCAGGACTACCAGGCCAAGGACATCCCACTGGTGGTCCTCGGCGGGGCGGAGTACGGGTCCGGTTCCTCCCGCGACTGGGCGGCCAAGGGCACGCTGCTGCTTGGCGTTCGCGCAGTGATCGCAACCAGCTTCGAGCGGATCCACCGGTCGAACCTGATCGGGATGGGTGTGCTGCCGCTGGAGTTCCCGGAAGGCAAGAGCGCCGACGACCTGGGCCTGGACGGCACGGAGAGCTACGACATCTCGGGCGTCACGGCCATGAACGACGGCTCCATCCCGGAGACGGTGAAGGTGACCGCTACCAAGGAGGACGGCTCGACCATCGAGTTCGACGCGGTGGTGCGGATCGACACCCCGGGTGAGGCGGAGTACTACCGCAACGGCGGCATCCTGCAGTACGTGCTGCGCTCCCTCGTGGCGGCCTGA